The Flammeovirga yaeyamensis genome segment GCTATCAATACTAAAGGTGTTGTTCACGGCATCAAGTTCGGTGTACCTCAAATGAATGACGGTGGCCGTATTGTCAATGTAGCCTCAGCCGCTGCAGTTCAAGGTGTGGCTTATTTAGCACCTTATGTAGCTTCGAAATGGGCTGTGGTAGGTATCACAAAAACAGCTGCTGTTGAATTGGGTAGCCGTGGTATCAGAGCCAACGTAATTGCACCAACTTCAGTGAATACACCAATGGCAAATACTCCAGAAGGTCAACCACAATTGAGAATGGAGCACAAAGCAGTACCTCTAGGACGTATTGCAGAGCCAGAAGAAGTAGCTTCATTGATTCATTTCTTATCAGCTAAAGACTGTGATTTCGTAAACGGTCAAGTAATTGGTGTTGATGGTGGATTTACTGCTGGTATGAGCATCGATGCTTACAACACATTAGCTGCTGAATAATTAAAAAAATATAAGTGGACGTGGTCCTGCCACGTCCCATCAAAACATAATCTTACAAATTAAATAATACTACTATGGGAGCACAAGGAAAAACTAAATCGACGAATGCAGATTTCTTAAGATATGCATTGAAAAGAACTTGGATGGCTGCAGGCGCATCAGAAGAGCACGGTAATGCAGTTGCAGATGCACTAATGTTGGGTATCCGTCAAGGTAAATTAAACCAAGGTTTAGGTGTATATGAAGCAATTGACATCATGCATCAATCAGGTTTATTGGATATAAACGCAGAGCCAGAAGTTGTTGGTGAGGGAGATACTTGGGCATCAATCGATGGTAAGCGTTCATCAGGTTACTGGACATTGACTAAGATGGCGAACATGGCGATCGAAAAAGCGAAAAAGCATGGTATTGCTATTGTTTTTGGTCATAACCATAACGATGCAGGTTCATTCGGTGCTTACACTTGGATGGCATCAAAAGCAGGTTGTGTAGCATTAACTTCGAACAACTCTGTACCAATGTGTTCACCTCTAGGTGGTATGTCAAATACAATTTCTGTACCTCCATTTGATGGTATCGGTCCTGCAGGTGAAAAGCCTCCAGTATGGATGTCAACAAAACTTTGTGAGTGGTACGATGCAGATACAGCACAAGCGGTTCTTCAAGGTACTAAGCTGAAAGGTGATTATGTAATTGATCCAGAAACGGGTGAATTATCAAACGATTTGGCTCCATACGCTCAGCCAATAGAAGGTTATGGTCGTGTGTACAACCAATCGGCTTTCCAACAATTGTCTAACCCAAGAGTGTACATGTTGAACCTATTCAACGAATTACTTTCAGGTATTATCAACCCAGGTGGTATCATCACTCCAGAAGTTCCATCATTAGGTGATATTGTTGACAAAAAAGCAGACGGTACTTCAGTAGGTGGTTCTTATTTTATTTGTATCGATCCTTCAGTATTTGGTCCATTGGGTGATGTATTGGCGAAATCAGATCGTTTTGCTCAAGCAATCGAAGATTCTCCAGCTCGTCCAGGTCAAAGACAACCAGGTATGCCAGGTGCAAGAGGTTATGAATCAATCATCAAAAACGAAGAAATCGTTGAGGTATTGGATTCTCACTGGGAGCCATTCTTCAAGACTCAAGCAGGTAGATACGGTCTATCAGAAGAGAGCTTAAGAGAAGAGTGGGAAGCGCAAAGAAATAAATAATCAAATAGAATATTCTAGAGGTTGTAGGGATGAAGTATTCCTTTGGTAAGGACGTAGCAGTGCTACGTCCCTACAGCCATCGAATTAAAATAATTCAAAAATGAAACTTCTTGAAAACAAAGTTGCTCTAGTAACAGGAGCAACAAAAACAAAAGGTTTAGGTAGAGCAATTGCTGAGAAATTGGCAGAGTTAGGGGCTAAAGTAGTTTTAACTGGCCGTAACAGCTCTAAAGAGGGGATGGAAGCAAACGTTGCAGCAATCAAAGCAAATGGTGGCGAAGCAATGGGTGTTTTAGTAGATGTTTCAGATGCAGCTCAAGTAGATGCAGCTATCCAACAAGTATTGGATGCTTACGGTTCTCTTGATATCGTAGTGAACAATGCAGGTGTTGGTTTTGGTTCTGCTTTATTGGACGAAAACACTGACAAAGACTGGGATGCCAACTACGCTGTAAACGTAAAAGGTGCTTTAGCAGTTTGTAAAGGTGCTATTCCTGCCATGGAAAAATCTGGTGGTGGAGCGATTGTAAACGTTGCTTCTACAGCGGGTATCGCAGCGGGTATGGGTATGCCTTATCCTTATGTTGCTACAAAACACGCATTAGTTGGTGCAACTAAAGTGTTGGCTATTGAGCAAGCAGCGAAAGGTATCCGTGCAAATGTTGTTGCTCCAGGTGCAATCAATACAGACATGTTGCAAGAAGCTTATAAGGCAATTGCAGAAGCTGAAGGTTGTTCAGTAGAAGAGGCAGCAGCGAAAGAGAATGCGGGTATTCCTTTGGGTCGTCCTGCTGAGCCAAGTGAAATTGCTGAAGCAATTGTATACTTAGCTTCTCCTGCAGCGAGTTACATTACAGGTATTGTATTGCCGGTTCACGGTGGTATGGCACCAGGTTTATAAGATCTTATTTAGCATCATCGACTCTTAGGAGTTGATGATGTTCTAAAGAAACTGAAGATGAAGAAAGTTGCGTTAATTACAGGAGCTGCCCAGGGAATTGGTTTCGAAACAGCAAGGCTTTTAGGAGAGAAAGGATATGCAGTCATACTAGCTGATGTTCAAGATGCTTCTTCAAAAGTCGAGGAACTTGAAGGGAAAGGTATCGAAGCCAAAGCCATATCATTTGATTTATCAAATAGTGCTACTTTTTATCAAGTAGTGGAATTTGTGGATAAGCATTACGGTAGATTAGATGCATTGGTAAACAATGCTGCCATGTTGGTAGATATGGGAAAGCATCCATCAGATTTATCAGAAGAACTATTTAGAAAAGTAATGGAAGTGAATTATATCGGACCATTCCTTTTCACTCAAAAGTTAGTTCCTCTTTTAAAGAAAAGTGAGTCAGGCAGAATCGTTAACCTTTCCACTCAAGTGGCACAATTAGCTCAGTTATCTGATATGAATTCTCCATTAAGAGATGATATCTGTGCCGCTTATCAAAGTTCTAAGATTGGAGTAAATGCCATGACAGTGCTTTTTGCGAAGGAGTTGGAAGAATTTGGTATTAAAGTAAATAGCTGTTGTCCAGGTTGGGTAGACAGTGCTATGAATACCGACGAACTACCTGATTATGGTGATGAGGCTCGACCAAAAACACCAGCAGAAGGAGCTGATACATCGGTATGGTTAGCTACGCTTCCACAAGATGGACCAACTGCAGGTTTCTTTACAGATCGTGAAAAAATCAATTGGTAACTAAACAATAATCATTCTACTATGTGTAACAATACTGAAAAACCCGTTTTAAAGTTCGAAACTCCAAAATTCAATTATGATGAATTGGAGCAGCAACTCAACGATTATGAAGCAAATCCAGAAGGATATAAGCATGATGGACCGTCAATTATTTCTGTTCGTCAAGGGATACGTGCCGGAAGAGGAGGTAGTGTTGCAGTAGGTGGTTGTTTGCTTCATCATGATGAGGTGATTGCAGAAAATATGTCAAAAGCCAACTCTCCTTATCACCGCTTGGATTTACATGCTGAGATGGTGCTATTGAATGAGTTAGAAGACAGATTGTGTGATGATAAAACCCCTCGAATGAGAGATTACACTTTGTTTACTTCTCAAGAACCTTGTCCGATGTGTTTGGCAAGAATCTGTTTTAGTCAAGTGGGTAAAACGTATTACGTTTACAGAGACGGAAATAGTATTGAAGCTGGAGCACAAACGAATTATGAAAGAATGCCAGAAGGGTTTCAATTGTTGGGTTCAAGATTGATTGTTGAAGAAGCAGATTGTTCTCCGAAGCTAAAAGAAATTGCACGTCAGGTATGGCTAAACTCCATCGATCATTGCGTGGACGAATGGCTAGAAAGATATTAATATGGCATCACAAGAAATACAACAACCTAGAGACCACACCTACTTTCTGGACTATGTAAAACATTTGGGCATGCTGCTTTTTGCAATAAGTATGACCACCCCAGTTTTGGGATTGATTGTTTTTGATGTGGAAACAGAAATTGTAGATGGAGAAAAAGTAATAGATTCTCAATTGATATGGGATAAACCATTTCTTCCTTATGTAGCTGGTTTCTTGATATTAGTTATCCATTGGTTCAAGTTCGTCGAAGTACATCATTCGATGAGAACAACCAACCTCAATCAGATATTAATCACCTTTGGTTACTTCTTTCTACTATGTCTCTATCCTTATTTTGAAATGAACATTGAGTTCACTTCAGATCAACCTCATTCAAGAGCCATTTTTAGTGCTGTATGGGGATTATTAGGCATCTTTTCGTATTGGAAACTGCATCATGCAAAGAAAAACGATATGCTTAAAGAGGAGATGACCGACGAGAGAATCAAGGTGTTATCCAACGAAATTTTAGCTGACCCAGTAGTCGCAATAGCTTGTATAGGTCTATCCTATATCAGTTTCCTCGCTTGGTTAGTAGGCATGGTTGCTTTAGTACCTATCGCCAATTATATATTAGCAAGAACTAGCATCAGAGCTGGTCATTAATTTTCACTATGAAACAATTCATTTCACTATTTACTCTTCTTCTTTTATCAAACTTCATTTTCGCACAAGAAGAAATTGACGCATCAAAGCCAACCAACTTTTATACTCAGTTGTACAACCATTTAGAATACAACTATTCTAAAAATGGAGCAGATACATATGGGTATAGAGCAGAGTTTATGTTTGCACCAAGTGATGCACACTTGTTCTTAGCTGAGATGCCATTATTGCATAACACTGAGACAGGGAAAACAGGCATTGGAGATTTTAGAGCGAGATATTTTTATCTCCCCTATAAAAACTATGATAAGTTCTTCGGAGCATTTGGTCCATCGGTAGACATTTTTGCTCCTACAGGAAATTATGATGATGGTTTAGGATCTGGAGCTTGGTTAGTACAGCCAGGTGTTACAGTAGGTTTAATGATAGCAGATTGGATTCAAATGTTCCCAATTCTTTCTTATCAGTACACTTCAGCACCAGTGTTAGAAAGACCAGGTTTGTTCCAAGATCCACAACACGGAATGTCGTTTCAGATCATCACTCCAATTATTTTGAGTGAGAAGATGTTCCTTCAAGTTACGCCAATTTATACGGCAAGTAACATTGGTATGGAAAGAAACGACCGTTACATACAAGAATTTATTGCACAATACGCATTATCAGATAAGCTACAACTTAGTGGTTTTTACAGAGGAGTTTTTAAAGATGATAATCACACTGCTCGTTTGGCCCTTGTAGTTTTCCTTTAAGAAACGAAAAACATTAAATAGATAGAATCATGAGCGATATCAAAATGAACCCGCTTTTAAGCGTGAAAAACGGAGAATTATTTATCGAAGATGTAAGCACTGTAGACATTGCTAATAAGTACGGTACTCCTTTATTCGTGGTATCAGAAAACATCTTGGTACAAAACTACCTTGCCTTCCAAAACACTTTCCAAAAGTTTTATCCTGAGGGAAGAATTCGTGTTATGGCAGCGGTAAAAGCCAACCCAACTGTAGCGGTAAGAAGAGTATTATCTCAAGCGGGTTGTGGTTGTGATACTTTCGGTGCTGGAGAGTTGGAAACAGCAATTAGAGGTGGTGTACCTTACGAAGATATCGCCGTTAACGGTTCGATTAAATCAGATGATATTATCAGAAAAGCAATTGATTTAGGTATTCATATCGTTTTGGATAACAAAGACGAACTAGGTGTTTGCCAAAGAATTGCTGCTGAATTGGGTAAAGAAGCACACGTGATGTTGCGTATCAAGCCTTACATGAAAGACCTTGATGAGCCATCGGATTTCTTCCCCGCACGTTTGATTCGTGAAATGACACAAACGGTAAAATACGGTATCCCTACTTCTGAAGTAAGAGAGATGTTGCCACAGTTTGCCGATTGTCCAAATGTGAAGCTAGTTGGTGTACATACACATGCCGGTCGTCACTCGAAAAAGCCAATTTTCTGGTCGTCATTGGTACAATCAGTAGTCGACATGATCAAAGAAATTCATGATGGTGTGGGTAATAACTGGTCACCTTCAATTGTTTCTGTTGGTGGTGGTTTCCCTGCTGAAATGGACAAAGAAACTCGTGTTGCAGTAACGGATTACGATACGCCTCACTTAGAAGATTTCGCTAAAGTGATTACAGAAACTTTCAGAAATGGAATGAAAGGTATTGGGCTTTCTTCTGATGGTGTAATTCTTGAAATCGAGCCGGGTCGTGCGATGTACAACGAAAGTGGTATCCACTTATTCAAAGTACATAACATGAAGCATGAAACTGCCAATGGTATGGATTACCAATGGGCAGAAACAGATACTTCGGAGACGTTCTTAAGTGTTGGCGGTTTGAATGTAACACCTCCATTCGATTTAGTAGCGTGTAACAAAGCAGATCAAACATACAATACTCCTGTAGATGTTGTAGGTATTACTTGTAACTACGACTGTCTTGCAGAACAACATAAAATGCCACAACTGGAAAAAGGGGATACACTGGCGTTCTTGAACACAGGTTCTTACATCGAGCCTTATACTTGTAACTTCAATGCACTTCCTAGACCAGGTATGGTGATGGTAAAAGGTGATACTGTGGAATGGGTGAAAACTCCTGAAACACAAGACGAGGTATTCTCGAGACACGTTGTACCAGAAAGATTAAAAGATATCTAGTAATGACTAGGTATTGTTAAGCCTAATTTGTTTAGATAAAATGTATCGATGGGGACGATGAAACCCTCGTCCCCTCGGTAGTTATGGAAAGAAATTTCTCTCTATTGATTACTTCTCATGGGAATGAAAAAAATACTACTATGTATAGGTTGGTTATTGACTTTACCACTTCTAGCACATCATCCTGACAATCCATCAGGAACATTTGAGATCGACTGGAAGACAAGTCAAATCGATAAAACCATAGCTACAGGAGTGTTCCAAACAATGGGACTTCGTGTGGATAATGATCCATCTAGAGCCGGCGTAAAAAGAGACGGGGACGATCAGATTCTATACGGTATAGCTTTGGGATTTAGTATCGACGATACTTTTGCTTTTGATATCGATCAGAAAGTAAAAGTAACTGTGGAGATGGAAGTAAGTAATCTCAAGCAGTTCTATTACGCTTACGACAGAAATGGTGTAGTAGAATCTGTACACAAAGTGGATATCAAAGAAGGACAAACGGGATGGCAGACGTTCGAATTTGTTTTGGACAGAGCTCGTTTAGCTAACAGAGGATATGGGAACACAGACTTTGCTTTATCAAGTAATGTGGATATGTCTTCTCAGTTATTGTTCATCAAGGATATTCGTTTTGAATTGGTAGGTGATAATGTACCTCAAAA includes the following:
- a CDS encoding SDR family NAD(P)-dependent oxidoreductase, encoding MANFFSLEGQVAIVTGGTSGIGLKTAERFIAAGAKVVISGRKDGTEIAEKIGATFVQCDVSSAESVEAMVNKAVETYGKIDILVNNAGANFGYDTMMETDIENFDKNFAINTKGVVHGIKFGVPQMNDGGRIVNVASAAAVQGVAYLAPYVASKWAVVGITKTAAVELGSRGIRANVIAPTSVNTPMANTPEGQPQLRMEHKAVPLGRIAEPEEVASLIHFLSAKDCDFVNGQVIGVDGGFTAGMSIDAYNTLAAE
- a CDS encoding Ldh family oxidoreductase — protein: MGAQGKTKSTNADFLRYALKRTWMAAGASEEHGNAVADALMLGIRQGKLNQGLGVYEAIDIMHQSGLLDINAEPEVVGEGDTWASIDGKRSSGYWTLTKMANMAIEKAKKHGIAIVFGHNHNDAGSFGAYTWMASKAGCVALTSNNSVPMCSPLGGMSNTISVPPFDGIGPAGEKPPVWMSTKLCEWYDADTAQAVLQGTKLKGDYVIDPETGELSNDLAPYAQPIEGYGRVYNQSAFQQLSNPRVYMLNLFNELLSGIINPGGIITPEVPSLGDIVDKKADGTSVGGSYFICIDPSVFGPLGDVLAKSDRFAQAIEDSPARPGQRQPGMPGARGYESIIKNEEIVEVLDSHWEPFFKTQAGRYGLSEESLREEWEAQRNK
- a CDS encoding SDR family NAD(P)-dependent oxidoreductase, giving the protein MKLLENKVALVTGATKTKGLGRAIAEKLAELGAKVVLTGRNSSKEGMEANVAAIKANGGEAMGVLVDVSDAAQVDAAIQQVLDAYGSLDIVVNNAGVGFGSALLDENTDKDWDANYAVNVKGALAVCKGAIPAMEKSGGGAIVNVASTAGIAAGMGMPYPYVATKHALVGATKVLAIEQAAKGIRANVVAPGAINTDMLQEAYKAIAEAEGCSVEEAAAKENAGIPLGRPAEPSEIAEAIVYLASPAASYITGIVLPVHGGMAPGL
- a CDS encoding SDR family NAD(P)-dependent oxidoreductase, which translates into the protein MKKVALITGAAQGIGFETARLLGEKGYAVILADVQDASSKVEELEGKGIEAKAISFDLSNSATFYQVVEFVDKHYGRLDALVNNAAMLVDMGKHPSDLSEELFRKVMEVNYIGPFLFTQKLVPLLKKSESGRIVNLSTQVAQLAQLSDMNSPLRDDICAAYQSSKIGVNAMTVLFAKELEEFGIKVNSCCPGWVDSAMNTDELPDYGDEARPKTPAEGADTSVWLATLPQDGPTAGFFTDREKINW
- a CDS encoding nucleoside deaminase, encoding MCNNTEKPVLKFETPKFNYDELEQQLNDYEANPEGYKHDGPSIISVRQGIRAGRGGSVAVGGCLLHHDEVIAENMSKANSPYHRLDLHAEMVLLNELEDRLCDDKTPRMRDYTLFTSQEPCPMCLARICFSQVGKTYYVYRDGNSIEAGAQTNYERMPEGFQLLGSRLIVEEADCSPKLKEIARQVWLNSIDHCVDEWLERY
- a CDS encoding TMEM175 family protein, whose translation is MASQEIQQPRDHTYFLDYVKHLGMLLFAISMTTPVLGLIVFDVETEIVDGEKVIDSQLIWDKPFLPYVAGFLILVIHWFKFVEVHHSMRTTNLNQILITFGYFFLLCLYPYFEMNIEFTSDQPHSRAIFSAVWGLLGIFSYWKLHHAKKNDMLKEEMTDERIKVLSNEILADPVVAIACIGLSYISFLAWLVGMVALVPIANYILARTSIRAGH
- a CDS encoding diaminopimelate decarboxylase family protein codes for the protein MSDIKMNPLLSVKNGELFIEDVSTVDIANKYGTPLFVVSENILVQNYLAFQNTFQKFYPEGRIRVMAAVKANPTVAVRRVLSQAGCGCDTFGAGELETAIRGGVPYEDIAVNGSIKSDDIIRKAIDLGIHIVLDNKDELGVCQRIAAELGKEAHVMLRIKPYMKDLDEPSDFFPARLIREMTQTVKYGIPTSEVREMLPQFADCPNVKLVGVHTHAGRHSKKPIFWSSLVQSVVDMIKEIHDGVGNNWSPSIVSVGGGFPAEMDKETRVAVTDYDTPHLEDFAKVITETFRNGMKGIGLSSDGVILEIEPGRAMYNESGIHLFKVHNMKHETANGMDYQWAETDTSETFLSVGGLNVTPPFDLVACNKADQTYNTPVDVVGITCNYDCLAEQHKMPQLEKGDTLAFLNTGSYIEPYTCNFNALPRPGMVMVKGDTVEWVKTPETQDEVFSRHVVPERLKDI